Proteins encoded within one genomic window of Pygocentrus nattereri isolate fPygNat1 chromosome 11, fPygNat1.pri, whole genome shotgun sequence:
- the si:ch1073-174d20.2 gene encoding AFG3-like protein 1 isoform X2: MALMLGPLSAAAARPVRLGVTILRSLTSQQRFSSVAAAARRKLFSPGYRGLSLNHISPLSTVNNFLSPSILYSSDPSKDGKPGGSEPQSSRGGGGKKGGKKDWKSRLQQGDVPWDDKDFRYMAITLGGVASVLLYLYLRDPGKEITWKDFVHRYLGRGLVDRLEVVNKQFVRVILVPGADTDGSYVWFNIGSVDTFERNLEAAHYELGLEPSHRAAVVYSSESDGSFLMSIIPTLLLIGFLLFTLRRGPMGGGVGGGRGPFSMNESTAKMMKDNIDVKFKDVAGCEEAKLEILEFVNFLKNPQQYQDLGAKIPKGAVLSGPPGTGKTLLAKATAGEANVPFITVNGSEFLEMFVGVGPARVRDMFSMARKNAPCILFIDEIDAVGRKRGGGNLGGQSEQENTLNQLLVEMDGFNTSTNVVVLAGTNRPDILDPALMRPGRFDRQIYIGPPDIKGRASIFKVHLRPLKLDPGLDRDALARRMAASTPGFTGADIANVCNEAALIAARHLSEAVNAKHFEQAIDRVIGGLEKKTQVLQPTEKKTVAYHEAGHAIVGWFLEHADPLLKVSIIPRGKGLGYAQYLPKEQYLYTREQLFDRMCMMLGGRVAEQVFFGRITTGAQDDLKKVTQSAYAQIVQFGMSEKVGQVSFDLPRQGEMVLEKPYSEATAELIDEEVRELVDKAYQRTLKLITEKRELVEMVGKRLLEKEVLDKADMLELLGPRPFEEKSTYEEFVEGTGSFEEDTSLPEGLKDWNQEKGKNQEEPSASQEKQAA; encoded by the exons ATGGCTCTAATGTTGGGGCCGCTCTCGGCGGCTGCTGCGCGGCCTGTGCGGCTCGGAGTGACGATTTTAAGGAGTCTAACTTCACAGCAGCGCTTCAGCTCAGTCGCTGCTGCTGCGAGGCGGAAACTTTTCTCTCCCGGCTACAGG GGTTTGTCACTGAACCACATCAGTCCGCTGTCCACTGTAAATAACTTCTTGTCCCCATCCATACTTTACTCAAGCGATCCTTCAAAAG ATGGTAAACCTGGTGGATCAGAGCCTCAGTCGAGTaggggaggaggagggaaaaaaggaggaaagaagGATTGGAAAAGCCGATTACAACAG GGTGACGTGCCGTGGGATGATAAAGATTTCCGCTATATGGCGATCACATTGGGAGGTGTTGCATCTGTCCTGCTCTACTTGTACCTCCGTGATCCAGGCAAAGAAATCACGTGGAAAGATTTTGTCCATCGCTACCTGGGCAGAGGACTA GTTGACCGTTTGGAAGTTGTGAACAAGCAGTTTGTGAGGGTCATTCTTGTTCCAGGTGCAGACACAGATGGA AGCTATGTGTGGTTTAACATTGGCAGTGTTGACACATTTGAGAGGAATCTGGAGGCTGCCCACTATGAGCTCGGTCTTGAGCCGTCCCACAGAGCGGCAGTAGTGTACAGCTCAGAGAGTGATGG GTCTTTTCTTATGAGCATCATTCCCACCTTGTTGCTGATTGGCTTTTTGCTCTTCACACTACGACGAGGGCCAATGGGTGGAGGTGTAGGGGGAGGAAGGGGGCCTTTCAGCATGAATGAATCCACTGCAAAGATGATGAAGGACAACATAGATGTGAAGTTTAAAGATGTGGCTGGGTGTGAGGAGGCAAAACTGGAGATCCTAGAGTTTGTCAACTTTCTGAAGAACCCACAGCAGTACCAGGACCTCGGTGCTAAGATCCCTAAG GGTGCTGTACTGTCAGGTCCCCCTGGAACAGGGAAGACTCTGCTGGCCAAAGCCACTGCTGGAGAAGCAAACGTTCCCTTCATTACTGTCAATGGTTCAGAGTTCCTGGAGATGTTTGTGGGAGTTGGACCAGCAAGG GTGAGGGACATGTTTTCTATGGCCAGAAAGAATGCTCCCTGCATCCTTTTCATTGATGAGATTGATGCAGTTGGTAGGAAGAGAGGTGGAGGGAATTTGGGGGGTCAGAGTGAACAGGAGAACACCCTCAACCAGCTACTTGTGGAAATGGATG GTTTCAACACTAGTACTAATGTCGTGGTCTTGGCTGGCACAAACAGACCTGACATTCTGGACCCTGCTCTGATGCGACCTGGAAGATTTGACAGACAGATTTACATAG GTCCGCCTGATATAAAAGGCAGAGCTTCCATCTTCAAGGTTCACCTGAGGCCTCTTAAACTGGACCCAGGTCTGGACCGAGATGCCCTCGCTAGGAGAATGGCTGCTTCTACCCCTGGTTTCACAG GAGCTGACATTGCAAATGTGTGTAATGAAGCAGCACTCATTGCTGCCAGGCATCTCAGTGAGGCTGTAAATGCCAAACACTTTGAACAGGCTATTGACAGAGTGATCGGAG GGCTGGAGAAGAAGACGCAGGTCTTGCAGCCCACTGAGAAGAAAACAGTAGCATATCATGAGGCTGGTCATGCTATAGTGGGTTGGTTCCTTGAGCATGCTGACCCACTGCTCAAG GTGTCGATTATTCCACGTGGGAAGGGTCTAGGCTATGCCCAGTACCTCCCCAAAGAACAGTACTTGTATACACGGGAGCAGCTGTTTGACAGGATGTGTATGATGCTGGGTGGCCGTGTAGCTGAGCAGGTCTTCTTTGGCAGAATCACCACTGGAGCTCAGGATGACCTGAAGAAGGTCACCCAATCCGCGTATGCACAG ATAGTGCAGTTTGGGATGAGTGAAAAGGTGGGACAGGTGTCGTTTGATCTGCCACGGCAGGGTGAAATGGTCTTAGAGAAGCCCTACAGTGAGGCCACAGCAGAATTGATTGATGAAGAGGTCAGAGAGTTGGTGGACAAAGCTTACCAAAGAACTCTGAAACTCATCACAGAGAAACGTGAATTAGTTGAGATG GTAGGAAAGCGTCTTCTGGAAAAGGAGGTCTTGGACAAAGCAGACATGTTGGAGCTGCTCGGTCCCAGGCCATTTGAGGAGAAATCTACCTACGAGGAGTTTGTGGAGGGCACAGGCAGCTTTGAGGAGGACACAAGCCTACCAGAAGGGCTAAAAGACTGGAACCAGGAAAAGGGGAAGAACCAGGAGGAGCCATCAGCCTCCCAAGAGAAACAGGCAGCTTAA
- the si:ch1073-174d20.2 gene encoding AFG3-like protein 1 isoform X1 produces MALMLGPLSAAAARPVRLGVTILRSLTSQQRFSSVAAAARRKLFSPGYRTACLHLYLPQGLSLNHISPLSTVNNFLSPSILYSSDPSKDGKPGGSEPQSSRGGGGKKGGKKDWKSRLQQGDVPWDDKDFRYMAITLGGVASVLLYLYLRDPGKEITWKDFVHRYLGRGLVDRLEVVNKQFVRVILVPGADTDGSYVWFNIGSVDTFERNLEAAHYELGLEPSHRAAVVYSSESDGSFLMSIIPTLLLIGFLLFTLRRGPMGGGVGGGRGPFSMNESTAKMMKDNIDVKFKDVAGCEEAKLEILEFVNFLKNPQQYQDLGAKIPKGAVLSGPPGTGKTLLAKATAGEANVPFITVNGSEFLEMFVGVGPARVRDMFSMARKNAPCILFIDEIDAVGRKRGGGNLGGQSEQENTLNQLLVEMDGFNTSTNVVVLAGTNRPDILDPALMRPGRFDRQIYIGPPDIKGRASIFKVHLRPLKLDPGLDRDALARRMAASTPGFTGADIANVCNEAALIAARHLSEAVNAKHFEQAIDRVIGGLEKKTQVLQPTEKKTVAYHEAGHAIVGWFLEHADPLLKVSIIPRGKGLGYAQYLPKEQYLYTREQLFDRMCMMLGGRVAEQVFFGRITTGAQDDLKKVTQSAYAQIVQFGMSEKVGQVSFDLPRQGEMVLEKPYSEATAELIDEEVRELVDKAYQRTLKLITEKRELVEMVGKRLLEKEVLDKADMLELLGPRPFEEKSTYEEFVEGTGSFEEDTSLPEGLKDWNQEKGKNQEEPSASQEKQAA; encoded by the exons ATGGCTCTAATGTTGGGGCCGCTCTCGGCGGCTGCTGCGCGGCCTGTGCGGCTCGGAGTGACGATTTTAAGGAGTCTAACTTCACAGCAGCGCTTCAGCTCAGTCGCTGCTGCTGCGAGGCGGAAACTTTTCTCTCCCGGCTACAGG ACTGCCTGTTTACATCTGTATCTCCCCCAGGGTTTGTCACTGAACCACATCAGTCCGCTGTCCACTGTAAATAACTTCTTGTCCCCATCCATACTTTACTCAAGCGATCCTTCAAAAG ATGGTAAACCTGGTGGATCAGAGCCTCAGTCGAGTaggggaggaggagggaaaaaaggaggaaagaagGATTGGAAAAGCCGATTACAACAG GGTGACGTGCCGTGGGATGATAAAGATTTCCGCTATATGGCGATCACATTGGGAGGTGTTGCATCTGTCCTGCTCTACTTGTACCTCCGTGATCCAGGCAAAGAAATCACGTGGAAAGATTTTGTCCATCGCTACCTGGGCAGAGGACTA GTTGACCGTTTGGAAGTTGTGAACAAGCAGTTTGTGAGGGTCATTCTTGTTCCAGGTGCAGACACAGATGGA AGCTATGTGTGGTTTAACATTGGCAGTGTTGACACATTTGAGAGGAATCTGGAGGCTGCCCACTATGAGCTCGGTCTTGAGCCGTCCCACAGAGCGGCAGTAGTGTACAGCTCAGAGAGTGATGG GTCTTTTCTTATGAGCATCATTCCCACCTTGTTGCTGATTGGCTTTTTGCTCTTCACACTACGACGAGGGCCAATGGGTGGAGGTGTAGGGGGAGGAAGGGGGCCTTTCAGCATGAATGAATCCACTGCAAAGATGATGAAGGACAACATAGATGTGAAGTTTAAAGATGTGGCTGGGTGTGAGGAGGCAAAACTGGAGATCCTAGAGTTTGTCAACTTTCTGAAGAACCCACAGCAGTACCAGGACCTCGGTGCTAAGATCCCTAAG GGTGCTGTACTGTCAGGTCCCCCTGGAACAGGGAAGACTCTGCTGGCCAAAGCCACTGCTGGAGAAGCAAACGTTCCCTTCATTACTGTCAATGGTTCAGAGTTCCTGGAGATGTTTGTGGGAGTTGGACCAGCAAGG GTGAGGGACATGTTTTCTATGGCCAGAAAGAATGCTCCCTGCATCCTTTTCATTGATGAGATTGATGCAGTTGGTAGGAAGAGAGGTGGAGGGAATTTGGGGGGTCAGAGTGAACAGGAGAACACCCTCAACCAGCTACTTGTGGAAATGGATG GTTTCAACACTAGTACTAATGTCGTGGTCTTGGCTGGCACAAACAGACCTGACATTCTGGACCCTGCTCTGATGCGACCTGGAAGATTTGACAGACAGATTTACATAG GTCCGCCTGATATAAAAGGCAGAGCTTCCATCTTCAAGGTTCACCTGAGGCCTCTTAAACTGGACCCAGGTCTGGACCGAGATGCCCTCGCTAGGAGAATGGCTGCTTCTACCCCTGGTTTCACAG GAGCTGACATTGCAAATGTGTGTAATGAAGCAGCACTCATTGCTGCCAGGCATCTCAGTGAGGCTGTAAATGCCAAACACTTTGAACAGGCTATTGACAGAGTGATCGGAG GGCTGGAGAAGAAGACGCAGGTCTTGCAGCCCACTGAGAAGAAAACAGTAGCATATCATGAGGCTGGTCATGCTATAGTGGGTTGGTTCCTTGAGCATGCTGACCCACTGCTCAAG GTGTCGATTATTCCACGTGGGAAGGGTCTAGGCTATGCCCAGTACCTCCCCAAAGAACAGTACTTGTATACACGGGAGCAGCTGTTTGACAGGATGTGTATGATGCTGGGTGGCCGTGTAGCTGAGCAGGTCTTCTTTGGCAGAATCACCACTGGAGCTCAGGATGACCTGAAGAAGGTCACCCAATCCGCGTATGCACAG ATAGTGCAGTTTGGGATGAGTGAAAAGGTGGGACAGGTGTCGTTTGATCTGCCACGGCAGGGTGAAATGGTCTTAGAGAAGCCCTACAGTGAGGCCACAGCAGAATTGATTGATGAAGAGGTCAGAGAGTTGGTGGACAAAGCTTACCAAAGAACTCTGAAACTCATCACAGAGAAACGTGAATTAGTTGAGATG GTAGGAAAGCGTCTTCTGGAAAAGGAGGTCTTGGACAAAGCAGACATGTTGGAGCTGCTCGGTCCCAGGCCATTTGAGGAGAAATCTACCTACGAGGAGTTTGTGGAGGGCACAGGCAGCTTTGAGGAGGACACAAGCCTACCAGAAGGGCTAAAAGACTGGAACCAGGAAAAGGGGAAGAACCAGGAGGAGCCATCAGCCTCCCAAGAGAAACAGGCAGCTTAA